One genomic region from Bradyrhizobium icense encodes:
- a CDS encoding SMP-30/gluconolactonase/LRE family protein, whose product MTSRLALAATVAAIVFGYAAGASSQTYEVTKLVPGSAFHGVHGLGVDKAGRLFAGSVAGAALYEVDRASGTAKIAVPSPEGMSDDIAFAPDGTMAWTAFLTGDLYSRKGDGPVKKLASGLPGINSLAFRKDGRLYATQVFLGDALYEIDVDGVKPPRKIMEKMGGLNGFEFGPDDRLYGPLWFKGQVARVDVDKAELSVVADGFKIPAAVNFDSKGNLWVVDTALGQLVRVDPKTGAKKMAAQLKPSLDNLAIDDKDRIFVSNMADNGIQEIDPQTGAAKQVISGKLALPGGIGVVSDGAKDTIYIADVFAYRTVDGATGEVSEPARMHADGVTLEYPMSATAKGDDVLLSSWFTGTVQLIDRKTGKTKEMLHGFKAPHDAVKLSDGSILVNELGSKSLVRASGEHGKDRTVVIGNLEGPVGLAAGSGGTIYLTEAFAGLVAKVEANGEKTVVAKDLKGPEGIAMAPDGKLIVAEVGARRIVQIDPASGAVTEIVGNLPIGLPAAPGGLPSNIPTGVGVGATGTIYFSSDIENAIYKVVRK is encoded by the coding sequence ATGACGAGCAGGCTTGCACTCGCAGCCACTGTTGCGGCGATTGTTTTTGGATACGCGGCTGGCGCATCGTCGCAGACCTATGAGGTCACCAAGCTGGTTCCGGGCTCGGCGTTTCATGGCGTGCACGGGCTCGGGGTCGACAAGGCCGGCCGCCTGTTTGCCGGCAGCGTCGCGGGCGCCGCGCTCTACGAGGTCGATCGCGCGAGCGGCACGGCGAAGATTGCGGTCCCCTCCCCCGAAGGCATGTCCGACGACATTGCGTTCGCACCCGATGGCACCATGGCATGGACCGCCTTCCTCACTGGCGATCTCTATTCGCGTAAGGGCGATGGGCCGGTGAAGAAACTCGCCTCCGGCCTGCCCGGGATCAACTCGCTCGCCTTCCGCAAGGATGGGCGGCTGTACGCGACGCAGGTGTTTCTCGGCGATGCGCTGTACGAGATCGATGTCGACGGGGTGAAGCCGCCGCGCAAGATCATGGAGAAGATGGGCGGCCTCAACGGTTTTGAATTCGGGCCGGACGATAGACTGTACGGCCCGCTGTGGTTCAAGGGCCAGGTCGCCAGGGTCGACGTCGACAAGGCCGAACTTTCCGTGGTCGCCGACGGCTTCAAGATTCCGGCCGCGGTCAATTTCGATTCCAAGGGCAATCTCTGGGTGGTCGATACCGCGCTCGGCCAGTTGGTGCGGGTCGATCCGAAGACCGGCGCGAAGAAGATGGCCGCCCAGCTCAAGCCTTCGCTCGACAACCTCGCGATCGATGACAAGGACCGCATCTTCGTCTCCAACATGGCCGACAACGGCATCCAGGAAATCGATCCCCAGACCGGCGCGGCGAAGCAGGTCATATCAGGCAAGCTGGCGCTGCCCGGCGGCATCGGCGTCGTCTCCGACGGGGCGAAGGATACGATCTACATCGCCGACGTCTTCGCCTACCGCACCGTGGACGGCGCAACCGGCGAAGTCTCCGAACCGGCGCGCATGCATGCCGACGGCGTGACGCTGGAATATCCGATGAGCGCCACCGCCAAGGGCGACGACGTGCTGCTGTCGAGCTGGTTCACCGGCACGGTGCAACTGATCGACCGCAAGACCGGCAAGACCAAGGAGATGCTGCACGGTTTCAAGGCGCCGCACGACGCGGTCAAGCTCAGTGACGGCTCCATCCTCGTCAACGAGCTCGGCAGCAAATCGCTGGTCCGCGCCAGCGGCGAGCATGGCAAGGACCGCACCGTGGTGATCGGCAACCTCGAAGGCCCGGTCGGCCTTGCCGCCGGATCGGGCGGCACAATCTATCTGACCGAAGCCTTCGCCGGACTGGTCGCGAAGGTCGAAGCCAACGGCGAGAAAACCGTGGTCGCGAAGGACCTGAAGGGACCCGAAGGCATTGCAATGGCGCCCGACGGCAAGCTGATCGTCGCCGAGGTCGGCGCCAGGCGAATTGTTCAGATCGACCCGGCCAGCGGAGCCGTCACTGAAATCGTAGGCAACCTGCCGATCGGATTGCCGGCCGCGCCCGGCGGCCTGCCGAGCAACATTCCGACCGGCGTCGGTGTGGGAGCGACGGGGACGATCTATTTCTCGTCGGATATCGAGAACGCGATTTACAAGGTGGTGAGGAAGTAG
- a CDS encoding SPW repeat protein, with protein MENWSNAKLCDVANFVLGAVLFFSPWMFGFDAGAASGNAYVTGLAIAILAIAALAAFAVWEEWLNLIVGLWALVSPWVLGFQGTTAMTVHVLIGAAVAVLAAIEIWIMTQNPPRLTTGR; from the coding sequence ATGGAGAATTGGAGCAACGCAAAACTGTGCGACGTCGCGAACTTCGTCCTCGGCGCGGTCCTGTTCTTCTCGCCCTGGATGTTCGGCTTCGACGCTGGAGCGGCTTCCGGCAACGCCTATGTCACGGGTCTCGCAATCGCAATTCTGGCGATCGCGGCGCTGGCGGCATTCGCGGTGTGGGAGGAGTGGCTGAACCTGATCGTCGGCCTGTGGGCGCTGGTATCGCCTTGGGTGCTGGGCTTCCAGGGGACCACGGCGATGACGGTGCACGTGTTGATCGGCGCTGCCGTGGCGGTGCTGGCGGCGATCGAAATCTGGATCATGACGCAAAATCCGCCGCGGCTCACCACGGGCCGCTGA
- the clpB gene encoding ATP-dependent chaperone ClpB, translated as MNIEKYTERARGFIQSAQSLAMRDGHQQFSTLHVLKVLLDDSEGLAGGLIDRAGGNSRAILKATEDALKKLPKVSGSGAGQIYLAPDMARAFDAAEKAAEKAGDSFVTVERLLLGLTLEKSGEAGTILSKGGVTPQNLNAAIESLRKGRTADSASAENAYDALKKYARDLTQAARDGKLDPVIGRDEEIRRTIQVLSRRTKNNPVLIGEPGVGKTAIVEGLALRILNGDVPESLKDKKLLSLDMGALIAGAKYRGEFEERLKAVLQEVTSAEGSIILFIDEMHTLVGAGKADGAMDASNLLKPALARGELHCIGATTLDEYRKHVEKDAALARRFQPIFVSEPTVEDTISILRGLKDKYEQHHGVRITDSALVAATTLSNRYITDRFLPDKAIDLVDEASARLKMQVDSKPEELDSMDREIIRLKIEQEALKKETDLGSKTRLQTLEKELAELEKQSADLTSRWSAEKNKLSNAQKLKSELDTLRIELANAQRRGEFQRAGELAYGRIPELEKKLAEIEAKEDVGEMMEEAVTANHIAQVVSRWTGVPVDKMLEGERDKLLKMEDSLGKRVVGQAEAVRAVATAVRRSRAGLQDPNRPMGSFMFLGPTGVGKTELTKALAEYLFNDETAMVRLDMSEFMEKHSVSRLIGAPPGYVGYDEGGALTEAVRRRPYQVVLFDEIEKAHPDVFNVLLQVLDDGRLTDGQGRTVDFRNTLIIMTSNLGSEFLVNQPEGEDTMAVREQVMGMVRAHFRPEFLNRVDEIILFHRLQKSEMGRIVEIQFARLQRLLEDRKITLTLDAAARDWLAAKGWDPAYGARPLKRVIQRNLQDPLAEMILAGEIADGDRVVISSEGNVLTFNGKAAQTAEIAQFEAPVPKRKLN; from the coding sequence ATGAATATTGAAAAATATACCGAGCGGGCGCGCGGCTTCATCCAGTCTGCGCAATCGCTCGCCATGCGCGACGGTCACCAGCAGTTCTCGACGCTGCATGTGCTCAAGGTGCTGCTGGACGACAGCGAGGGGCTTGCCGGCGGTCTGATCGACCGCGCCGGCGGTAATTCCCGCGCCATTCTCAAGGCCACCGAGGATGCGCTGAAGAAGCTGCCGAAGGTTTCGGGCAGTGGCGCCGGGCAGATCTATCTTGCCCCCGATATGGCGCGCGCCTTCGACGCGGCGGAAAAAGCCGCCGAGAAGGCCGGCGACAGCTTTGTCACGGTCGAGCGGCTGCTGCTCGGCCTGACGCTCGAGAAGAGCGGCGAGGCCGGTACCATTCTGAGCAAGGGCGGCGTCACGCCGCAAAACCTTAATGCGGCAATCGAATCGCTGCGCAAGGGTCGTACAGCCGATAGCGCATCGGCCGAAAACGCCTATGACGCGCTGAAGAAATATGCCCGCGATCTCACGCAAGCCGCGCGCGACGGCAAGCTCGACCCAGTCATTGGCAGGGACGAGGAAATCCGCCGCACCATCCAGGTGCTTTCCCGCCGCACCAAGAACAATCCCGTGCTGATCGGCGAACCGGGCGTCGGCAAGACCGCCATCGTCGAAGGCCTGGCGCTGCGCATCCTCAACGGCGACGTGCCCGAGAGCCTGAAGGACAAGAAACTGCTGTCGCTCGACATGGGGGCGCTGATTGCAGGCGCCAAGTACCGCGGCGAGTTCGAGGAGCGGCTGAAGGCGGTGCTGCAGGAAGTAACCTCAGCCGAAGGCTCGATCATCCTGTTCATCGACGAGATGCATACGCTGGTCGGCGCCGGCAAGGCGGACGGTGCGATGGACGCGTCCAACTTGCTCAAGCCCGCGCTGGCGCGCGGCGAACTGCACTGCATCGGGGCAACCACGCTCGACGAATACCGCAAGCATGTCGAGAAGGACGCCGCGCTGGCACGGCGTTTCCAGCCGATCTTCGTCTCCGAGCCGACGGTCGAGGACACCATCTCGATCCTGCGTGGGCTGAAGGACAAATACGAGCAGCACCACGGCGTTCGCATCACCGATTCCGCACTGGTCGCCGCGACCACACTGTCGAACCGCTACATCACCGATCGTTTCCTGCCCGACAAGGCCATCGACCTCGTGGATGAGGCCTCGGCGCGGCTGAAGATGCAGGTCGATTCCAAGCCGGAAGAGCTCGATTCGATGGACCGGGAAATCATCCGGCTGAAGATCGAGCAGGAGGCCCTGAAGAAGGAAACCGATCTCGGCTCGAAAACCCGCCTGCAGACCCTGGAAAAGGAACTTGCCGAGCTCGAGAAGCAATCGGCCGACCTGACTTCGCGCTGGAGCGCGGAGAAGAACAAGCTGTCGAACGCGCAGAAGTTGAAGAGCGAACTCGACACCTTGCGCATCGAACTCGCCAATGCCCAGCGCCGCGGCGAATTCCAGCGTGCCGGTGAGCTCGCCTATGGCCGGATTCCCGAACTCGAAAAGAAGCTCGCCGAAATCGAAGCCAAGGAAGACGTGGGCGAGATGATGGAGGAGGCGGTGACCGCCAACCACATCGCGCAGGTGGTGTCGCGCTGGACCGGCGTTCCCGTCGACAAGATGCTGGAAGGCGAAAGGGACAAGCTCCTGAAGATGGAGGACAGCCTCGGCAAGCGCGTGGTCGGTCAGGCCGAAGCCGTGCGTGCGGTGGCAACCGCCGTGCGCCGTTCGCGCGCCGGGCTGCAGGACCCGAACCGCCCGATGGGCTCGTTCATGTTCTTAGGCCCGACCGGCGTCGGCAAGACCGAGCTGACGAAAGCGCTGGCCGAGTACCTGTTCAACGACGAGACCGCGATGGTCCGCCTCGACATGTCCGAGTTCATGGAAAAGCATTCGGTCTCGCGGCTGATCGGCGCGCCTCCCGGCTATGTCGGCTATGACGAGGGCGGGGCGCTCACCGAAGCGGTGCGGCGGCGGCCCTATCAGGTGGTGCTGTTCGACGAGATCGAAAAGGCGCATCCCGACGTCTTCAACGTGCTGCTGCAGGTGCTCGACGACGGCCGGCTGACTGACGGCCAGGGCCGCACCGTCGACTTCCGCAACACGCTGATCATCATGACCTCGAACCTCGGTTCGGAGTTTTTGGTGAACCAGCCGGAAGGCGAGGACACGATGGCGGTGCGCGAACAGGTGATGGGGATGGTGCGGGCGCATTTTCGGCCCGAATTCCTCAACCGCGTCGACGAGATCATCCTGTTCCACCGTTTGCAGAAGAGCGAGATGGGCCGGATCGTCGAGATCCAGTTCGCTCGCCTGCAGAGGCTGCTGGAGGATCGCAAGATCACGCTGACGCTCGATGCTGCGGCGCGCGACTGGCTGGCCGCCAAGGGCTGGGATCCGGCCTACGGCGCCCGCCCGCTGAAGCGGGTGATCCAGCGCAACCTGCAGGACCCCTTGGCCGAGATGATCCTCGCCGGCGAGATCGCCGACGGCGACCGTGTCGTGATCTCGAGCGAAGGCAATGTGCTGACCTTCAACGGCAAGGCCGCGCAGACCGCGGAGATCGCGCAGTTCGAAGCGCCGGTGCCGAAGCGGAAGCTGAATTGA
- a CDS encoding MOSC domain-containing protein, with protein sequence MDAISPARIAGIYRYPVKGLTPEQLDRAELKPGQTLLADRRYAIENGPSGFDPAEPKWLPKPHFLMLMRDEWLAGLHTHFDDASSVLSIRRNGEIAAQGDLTTAEGRRTIENFFATAFAGQIKGPPKVLESPGHSFSDVARKVVSIINLASVRAVEDIVGAPVHPLRFRANLYVEGWPAWHEFDLLDRTLAIGDIRLKVVKRIVRCAAVNVDPDTAQRDLAIPPALQRRLGHGDCGIYAEVITGGSISTGDAIAAEQPELL encoded by the coding sequence ATGGACGCCATTTCCCCCGCCCGGATCGCCGGGATTTACCGTTACCCCGTCAAAGGCCTGACCCCGGAGCAGCTCGACCGCGCCGAGCTCAAGCCCGGGCAAACCCTTTTGGCCGACCGCCGCTATGCCATCGAGAACGGCCCCTCCGGTTTCGACCCGGCGGAGCCGAAATGGCTGCCGAAGCCGCACTTCCTGATGCTGATGCGGGATGAGTGGCTGGCCGGCCTGCACACCCATTTCGACGACGCGAGCAGCGTTCTCTCGATCCGCCGGAACGGCGAGATTGCAGCCCAGGGCGACCTCACGACGGCCGAGGGCCGGCGGACAATCGAGAACTTCTTCGCCACCGCCTTTGCCGGCCAGATCAAGGGCCCGCCAAAGGTACTGGAAAGCCCCGGCCACAGTTTTTCGGATGTCGCCCGCAAAGTCGTCTCGATCATCAACCTCGCCAGCGTGCGCGCCGTCGAGGATATCGTCGGCGCGCCGGTCCATCCGCTTCGCTTCCGCGCCAATCTCTATGTCGAGGGCTGGCCGGCCTGGCACGAATTCGACCTGCTCGACCGAACGCTTGCGATCGGCGATATCAGGCTGAAGGTGGTGAAACGCATCGTCCGCTGCGCCGCCGTCAATGTCGATCCCGATACTGCCCAGCGCGACCTCGCGATTCCTCCGGCGCTGCAGCGCCGGCTCGGCCACGGTGATTGCGGGATCTATGCCGAGGTGATCACCGGCGGCAGCATCAGCACCGGCGACGCGATCGCGGCGGAGCAGCCGGAGTTGCTGTAG
- a CDS encoding transposase: MGHSVTSLARDESSTKDVLALYRLRWRIELGFKRLKSLIGLKTPPGTDPRSAKPYLLAHLLIILLLEPLACDFEDSPRWMQAA, from the coding sequence TTGGGTCATTCTGTCACGTCGCTCGCACGGGACGAGTCCTCCACCAAGGATGTACTCGCGCTCTATCGACTGCGATGGCGCATCGAACTTGGCTTCAAGCGACTGAAGAGCCTGATTGGTCTCAAGACGCCACCTGGAACCGATCCGCGCTCCGCCAAGCCCTACCTGCTGGCCCACCTCTTGATCATCCTGCTGCTCGAGCCGCTTGCCTGCGACTTCGAGGACTCTCCCCGCTGGATGCAGGCCGCCTGA
- a CDS encoding transposase produces the protein MADESLLNEDWTRVVTQLGGAAQLEISARQTKAFVRRRQIPDAVSLLRLMLAYCLGERGLRSTAAWAASVGLADLSSVALFYRLRQCGDWFAVLVEGLLAAAAPKASRGRLIRIIDATTVPQAGPAARRYSELWRVHSAFDLPYERFGHFELTDQQEGETFDRIPVVKNEIRIADRAYLQPDRIAAVRDAGADVLIRAGWKNARWLDAKGLPFDLMAQLRAAKAHGLIDRRIWIKRKDGAPLAMRLVAVKKPAGAVAASRRKARRDAQDENRVISKETLEAADWVILSRRSHGTSPPPRMYSRSIDCDGASNLASSD, from the coding sequence ATGGCAGACGAATCGCTTCTGAACGAGGACTGGACGAGAGTGGTTACGCAGCTCGGCGGGGCTGCGCAGCTTGAGATAAGTGCGCGCCAGACGAAGGCTTTCGTGCGGCGGCGCCAAATTCCAGATGCGGTGTCGTTACTTCGGCTGATGCTGGCCTATTGTCTGGGTGAAAGAGGGTTGAGATCGACAGCCGCGTGGGCCGCTTCTGTTGGCCTTGCCGACCTCAGCAGCGTGGCGTTGTTCTATCGCCTGCGTCAATGTGGCGATTGGTTTGCAGTGCTGGTGGAGGGCTTGCTCGCTGCGGCAGCCCCGAAGGCGAGCCGAGGCCGCCTGATCCGTATTATCGATGCGACGACAGTGCCTCAGGCAGGACCGGCTGCGCGCAGGTACAGTGAGCTTTGGCGCGTTCATAGTGCATTCGATCTGCCATATGAGCGCTTTGGTCACTTCGAGCTGACAGATCAGCAAGAGGGCGAAACGTTTGACCGGATACCGGTGGTCAAGAACGAGATCCGCATTGCTGACCGCGCATATCTGCAACCTGACCGCATCGCCGCTGTCCGCGACGCCGGGGCAGACGTTTTGATCCGAGCGGGCTGGAAGAACGCACGTTGGCTTGATGCCAAAGGCCTTCCGTTCGATCTGATGGCCCAATTGCGTGCGGCGAAGGCGCACGGACTGATCGATCGGAGGATTTGGATCAAACGCAAGGACGGTGCGCCTCTGGCTATGCGTCTGGTCGCAGTCAAGAAGCCCGCCGGTGCAGTCGCGGCTTCGCGTCGTAAAGCCCGGCGAGACGCACAAGACGAAAACCGCGTCATCTCCAAAGAAACTCTGGAAGCCGCGGATTGGGTCATTCTGTCACGTCGCTCGCACGGGACGAGTCCTCCACCAAGGATGTACTCGCGCTCTATCGACTGCGATGGCGCATCGAACTTGGCTTCAAGCGACTGA
- the fsrB gene encoding siderophore utilization protein FsrB yields MKSIFGRLHRWAGLLTAGFLFFSGVTGAIISWDHEIDDLLNKNLFDVTSSGPAIPSVELVKLIEQRDPRARVVHMFMTPEKDHSLWFFVLPRIDPATGKRYELDYNQIFLDPNTGVELGRRHWGAVWPVTRANFVSFLYKLHYTMHIPEFWGSDRWGMRVLGVIAIIWTIDCFVGFYLTLPSRRRARAERAPAVARELGRGFWTRWAPAWKIKTSGSAYRINFDIHRAFSLWTWALLFVIAFTAFSLNLYFEVFSPLMKTVSNYTPTPYEQRPYRHLDDPIEPKVTYADIAARAAADGKRRGWTTPVGSINYGPAHGVYAAAFFHPGDDHGAGGVGPAQLYYDSEDGRPIGERLPWVGTAADIFVQAQFPLHSGRIVGLPGRILISVMGLVVAALSVTGVVIWWRKRRARVRVRETAAARASGHLAPAE; encoded by the coding sequence ATGAAATCAATCTTCGGGCGACTGCATCGCTGGGCCGGCCTTCTCACCGCCGGCTTTCTGTTTTTTTCGGGCGTCACCGGCGCAATCATCTCGTGGGATCACGAGATCGATGACCTCTTGAACAAGAATCTGTTCGATGTGACCAGCAGCGGTCCCGCGATTCCTTCCGTCGAGCTTGTCAAGCTGATCGAGCAGCGCGATCCGCGTGCGCGCGTCGTCCACATGTTCATGACCCCGGAGAAAGACCATTCGCTGTGGTTCTTCGTGCTGCCGCGGATCGATCCCGCCACCGGCAAGCGATATGAGCTCGACTACAATCAGATCTTCCTCGATCCCAACACCGGCGTAGAGCTCGGGCGGCGCCACTGGGGAGCGGTGTGGCCGGTGACGCGCGCCAACTTCGTCTCGTTCCTCTACAAGCTGCACTACACCATGCACATTCCGGAGTTCTGGGGCAGCGATCGCTGGGGCATGCGCGTGCTCGGCGTCATCGCGATCATCTGGACCATCGATTGCTTCGTCGGCTTTTATCTGACGCTGCCGTCCCGTCGCCGCGCCAGGGCTGAGCGGGCACCTGCCGTTGCGCGCGAACTCGGCCGTGGCTTCTGGACGCGCTGGGCGCCGGCCTGGAAGATCAAGACCTCAGGCAGTGCCTATCGGATCAATTTCGATATCCACCGCGCTTTCAGCCTGTGGACCTGGGCGCTGCTGTTCGTCATTGCCTTCACGGCGTTCTCGCTCAACCTGTATTTCGAGGTGTTCTCGCCGCTGATGAAGACGGTATCGAACTACACCCCGACGCCGTATGAGCAGCGTCCGTATCGGCATCTCGACGATCCGATCGAACCCAAGGTCACGTATGCCGATATCGCCGCGCGCGCCGCGGCCGACGGCAAGAGGCGCGGATGGACCACGCCTGTCGGCTCGATCAACTACGGCCCGGCGCACGGTGTGTATGCCGCGGCTTTCTTCCACCCCGGCGACGACCATGGCGCCGGCGGCGTCGGCCCCGCGCAGCTCTATTACGACAGCGAGGATGGACGCCCGATCGGCGAGCGACTGCCGTGGGTCGGCACCGCCGCTGACATCTTCGTGCAGGCGCAGTTCCCGCTGCATTCCGGACGTATCGTGGGGCTGCCCGGCCGCATCCTGATCTCGGTGATGGGGCTGGTGGTTGCGGCGCTATCGGTGACCGGCGTCGTGATCTGGTGGCGCAAGCGCCGTGCCCGGGTCCGGGTGCGCGAGACCGCTGCAGCACGCGCGAGCGGACACCTCGCGCCGGCGGAATAG
- a CDS encoding TonB-dependent siderophore receptor: MRGFVATRTGTATKTDTPIIETPQSISVVTTDQIKNQGAESVGAALRYTAGVSGDVNGGSDTRFGGLQIRGFDMTMPGLYLDGLRLPSSQYVHFLGLEPYGAERLEVLKGPSSVMYGGSGTGGILNYVSKLPTAYQFGEISVSGGSFNRYQGQFDIGGSANKEGTVLWRLTGVVRDGETQVDFTKDNRVFIAPSVTFKPNDATTITLLANYQKDTTGWGLQFLPASGTAFANNGRFIRNTFFGGEPNFNRFDTELATAGYLLSHDINEALTFRQNLRYAWMHNEQQSFYGLGYASAADEAAGLMSRYGAGGASTINSFAVDNQLQGKFVTGILSHTTLFGIDYRNTSFRDAASGYSTGKINVFAPVYTNTWTNDGPYDDKAIKQSQIGFYAQDQIKLGRLSFLVGGRQDFASTDLDDRFNKSFATTDASAFTARAAVMYNFDNGIAPYFSYAESFLPVLNVNAAGELLKPETGVQYEVGVKYQPVGINALITLAAFDLTRSNVVTFAPPSYTAEQRGQVNSRGIELEGTATLIEGFNVRGAYSYIDAVVTEDPVNVGKAPTTVPLNRFALWTDYTLQSGPLAGVQIGGGVRYVGSTFGDDANTFKVPASTAVDALLAYTKDNYRLALNVTNIADTRYVAACYGYTSCFYAEGRKAIAKLTYRW; encoded by the coding sequence GTGCGCGGCTTCGTCGCAACCCGCACCGGGACCGCGACCAAGACCGACACGCCGATCATCGAAACCCCGCAGTCGATTTCGGTCGTCACGACAGACCAGATCAAAAACCAGGGGGCCGAGTCGGTCGGCGCGGCGCTGCGCTATACCGCGGGCGTCAGCGGCGACGTCAACGGCGGTTCCGATACGCGATTCGGCGGACTGCAGATCCGCGGTTTCGACATGACCATGCCGGGCCTTTATCTGGACGGCCTGCGGCTGCCCAGCAGTCAGTATGTGCACTTCCTTGGTCTGGAGCCCTACGGCGCCGAACGTCTCGAAGTGCTGAAGGGGCCATCCTCGGTGATGTACGGCGGCAGCGGCACCGGCGGCATTCTCAACTATGTCAGCAAGCTGCCCACGGCCTACCAGTTCGGCGAGATCTCCGTCTCGGGCGGCAGCTTCAATCGCTACCAGGGCCAATTTGACATCGGCGGCTCCGCCAACAAGGAAGGCACCGTGTTGTGGCGCCTGACAGGCGTCGTCCGCGACGGCGAAACCCAGGTTGATTTCACCAAGGACAACCGCGTCTTCATCGCGCCCTCCGTGACGTTCAAGCCGAACGACGCCACCACCATTACCCTGCTGGCCAATTATCAAAAGGACACCACGGGCTGGGGCCTGCAATTCCTGCCGGCATCGGGCACGGCGTTTGCCAATAACGGCCGCTTCATCCGGAACACGTTTTTCGGCGGCGAACCCAATTTCAACCGGTTCGATACCGAACTGGCCACGGCCGGATACCTGCTGTCGCACGACATCAACGAGGCCCTCACGTTCCGGCAGAACCTGCGTTATGCGTGGATGCACAACGAACAGCAGAGCTTCTACGGCCTGGGCTACGCCTCCGCGGCCGACGAAGCCGCAGGCCTGATGTCGCGCTATGGCGCAGGCGGTGCATCGACCATCAACTCCTTCGCGGTCGATAACCAGCTCCAGGGCAAGTTCGTCACCGGCATTTTGAGCCACACCACGTTGTTCGGCATCGACTACCGCAACACGTCGTTCCGGGACGCCGCTTCAGGGTACAGCACCGGCAAGATCAACGTATTTGCGCCTGTCTACACCAACACATGGACCAATGACGGCCCCTACGACGACAAGGCCATCAAGCAGTCGCAGATCGGGTTCTACGCGCAGGACCAGATCAAACTCGGCCGTCTCTCGTTCCTGGTGGGCGGCCGGCAGGACTTCGCCTCGACCGATCTCGACGACCGTTTCAACAAGTCTTTCGCTACGACCGACGCCTCGGCCTTCACCGCTCGTGCGGCCGTGATGTACAATTTCGACAACGGCATCGCGCCGTATTTCAGCTACGCCGAATCGTTCCTGCCGGTGCTCAACGTCAACGCCGCGGGCGAGCTGCTGAAGCCGGAAACCGGCGTCCAGTATGAAGTCGGCGTGAAGTACCAGCCGGTCGGAATCAATGCGCTGATCACTCTGGCGGCGTTCGATCTGACGCGCTCCAATGTCGTGACCTTCGCGCCTCCATCGTACACTGCCGAGCAGAGGGGGCAGGTGAACTCGCGCGGCATCGAACTCGAAGGTACTGCTACGCTGATCGAAGGTTTCAACGTCCGCGGCGCCTACTCCTACATCGATGCCGTGGTCACGGAGGACCCCGTAAACGTCGGCAAGGCGCCGACCACCGTGCCGCTCAACCGGTTCGCGCTGTGGACCGACTACACGCTGCAGAGTGGGCCGCTCGCTGGCGTCCAAATAGGTGGCGGCGTCCGTTATGTCGGTTCGACCTTCGGCGACGATGCCAACACCTTCAAGGTGCCGGCCTCGACCGCGGTCGACGCGCTGCTGGCCTACACCAAAGACAACTATCGCCTGGCGCTGAACGTCACCAACATCGCCGACACCCGCTATGTCGCAGCCTGCTACGGCTACACAAGCTGCTTCTATGCCGAGGGCCGCAAGGCGATCGCGAAGCTGACCTATCGATGGTAG